Proteins co-encoded in one Saprospira grandis genomic window:
- a CDS encoding DUF6089 family protein, which translates to MKTLSLFFLALSLPFFVQAQHSWARPYFEVGAQLGTSSYSGELVNSMLDTKHLHLAGGIFARYNLNQYLNFRLQASYGNISGNDQDAKELRDQIRNLHFRSHIFEGALMAEINFMGYHTMGHKKLFSPYAFIGLGVFNYNPKAKHFDPNRDDEWVALQPLATEGQGNPNLPNRDPYELTQLSIPMGLGVKFAVHSHLNIGFEIGFRKTFTDYLDDVSLSYPYDVTTTPATALYDQNPYDGGQFGNLSEQQLMSDRTYEYLVTQAGGTFGADFPTQDAYDAAVAERGGQTTRGDKAQDWYLITGITISYNFIDNGLVGSRKRRRKRQGCKSARF; encoded by the coding sequence ATGAAAACACTATCACTCTTCTTTTTAGCCTTATCGCTTCCCTTTTTTGTTCAGGCTCAGCACAGTTGGGCTCGGCCTTATTTTGAGGTAGGCGCACAGCTAGGGACCTCTAGTTATTCGGGGGAGTTGGTCAACTCTATGCTCGATACCAAACACCTGCATTTGGCGGGAGGTATTTTTGCTCGCTACAACCTCAACCAGTATCTCAATTTTAGGTTACAGGCTAGCTACGGCAATATTTCGGGCAACGACCAAGATGCAAAAGAGCTACGCGACCAGATTCGGAACCTACATTTCCGCTCTCATATTTTTGAGGGAGCCTTGATGGCCGAAATCAACTTTATGGGCTACCATACTATGGGCCACAAAAAATTATTTTCTCCCTATGCCTTCATTGGTTTGGGCGTCTTCAACTACAACCCCAAGGCCAAGCACTTTGACCCCAACCGAGACGACGAATGGGTAGCGCTACAGCCCTTGGCCACCGAGGGACAGGGCAATCCCAACCTACCCAATAGAGATCCTTATGAGCTCACGCAGCTCTCTATTCCCATGGGTTTGGGGGTAAAATTTGCCGTTCATAGCCACCTCAATATTGGTTTTGAGATTGGCTTTCGCAAAACATTTACGGATTACCTAGATGATGTTTCTTTGAGTTATCCCTATGATGTGACCACCACTCCCGCCACCGCCCTCTACGATCAAAACCCTTATGATGGGGGCCAATTTGGCAACCTCTCGGAGCAGCAACTGATGTCTGACCGCACTTATGAGTACCTAGTGACCCAAGCTGGGGGCACCTTTGGGGCCGACTTTCCTACCCAAGATGCCTATGATGCAGCAGTAGCCGAAAGAGGGGGCCAAACCACTCGTGGCGATAAGGCCCAAGACTGGTACCTCATTACGGGAATCACTATTTCTTATAACTTTATTGACAACGGTTTGGTAGGCTCTCGCAAGCGCCGCCGCAAGCGCCAAGGCTGTAAATCAGCTCGTTTCTAA